ATTTTAATTATTGGCGGAGGGCCAGCTGGGTTAATTGCAGGCGTAACAGCCAGAAAAAATAATCCTGATAAAAAAATCACTTTAATAAGAGAAGACAAAAAATGTGTTGTTCCTTGCGGACTTCCGTATATTTTTAATCGGTTAGAAGCTGTTGAAAAAAATATGATGCCGGATAAAGCATACAAGGCAAATAAGATTGACTTAGTAATTGACAAAGCAGTAAAAATTGAGACAGATAATAAAAAAGTGATTCTTAAGAGCAATAAAAAAATAAACTATGATAAATTAGTTTTAGCTGTTGGTTCAAGTCCAGCGATAATCCCTATTAAAGGAGCGGAATTAAAAGGAGTTTATCAGATTAAAAAAGATATTAAATATTTAGAGAATTTGCGGAAAAAAATTATTAAAGCAAAAAATATTGTTATTATTGGAGGAGGTTTTATCGGAGCGGAATTAGCGGAAGAATTAAGCGCAATGGAAGAAAAAAATATAAGCATTGTGGAAATTTTAGATCACTGTTTAATAGCTCCTTTTGATGAAGAATTTGCTATTGCTGGTGAAGAAAAAATCAAAGAAAAAGGAGTAAATCTTTATCTTAAAACGGCGGTAGAAGAAATAATGGGAGGAGATAAAGTAGAGGCGGTAAAACTTAGTAATGGCGAAGAAATTTCTGCTGATTTAGTAATAATGTCAGTTGGCGCAAGGCCGAATATTGAATTGGCTAAGAATGCGGAAATTGAAGTGGTGGAAAAGGGAGGAATTTTAGTAGATGAATTTATGAGGACTAATACCCCTGATGTTTTTGCTGTCGGTGATTGTGCTGAGACAAGGGATTTTTTCACGGGAAAATCTAATTTAATAATGCTTGCTTCGGTTGCTTGTTATGAAGCAAGAATTGCTGGCGCTAATTTGTATCGTGCTAGTGAAAATTTAATAAAAAATGAAGGAACTGTCGCTGCTTTTTCTACTTGTTTGCAGGGGTTGGTTCTAGCTTCTGTTGGATTGAATGAAAAAACAGCAGTCAAAGAAGATATTGAAATTGTTATTGGCGTAAGTGAAACACCTAATCATCATCCAGGAACTTTACCTAATACAAGTTTGATTAAGATAAAACTTGTATTTGAAAAGTCATCAAAGATATTGATTGGCGGACAGGTTTCTGGGCCAGAGAATATTGCGGAGATGATAAACTTGATTGCTGTCGCTGTTGTAAAAAAAATGACTGCGCAAGAACTTGCTAATTTGCAAGTTGCCACGCATCCTTTGATTACCGCTCCGCCAACGGCTTATCCAATAATAACAGCGGCCCAAGCAGTGTTAGATTAAAAAATGTAAAAAACAAAAAATAAATAAAATAAAAATGCTGGGATATTTTTCATCCCAGCTTTTTTTATAGATTGTAATTAAATGAATTTTAATCAAAATTCATTCCGTCTTTTTCAGCATGTTTTTTAAAACTATCAAGATTTTTAATATTTTCAAACTTTATTCTATGTTTAACAGACATTATTCTAATCCGCCCTAACAAACCTCTGGCTTTTACCGCAGGATCGCTTTTTCTGATTTCGCTATAATAAGTGCTGAAAATCAAATTTTTACGATGATACTTTTTGTCTCTCCCTATAATCGCGTGAATTCCTCCTTTATAATTGATAACAGATATTTTTTGCTTAATATTCATTATTTTTTCCTCCTGAATATTTTTGTATTTTATTATAATTGAAATTAAAGAACGATTAAAAAAATTATACCATTTAAATAAGTATTTAGCAAAAATATTGCGTTTGCGTTTTAATCTGTTATAATTGTAATAACAAATCTAAAAATTTAGAGCAATTTTAATTATGAGATTAAAAAAAAGACGAATTAGAAAAGACAATCAATTTGAAATTGACATAGAAGCCAAAAAAGGATTAATAATAGTAATTTTATTGTCTTTTATTATTCTTTCTTTTTTAAGCTTTTTTCATTTAGCGGGACGTTTTGGCTTTGGATTGGAAAAAATATTAGTGAAATTTTTTGGCAATGGATATTTTGCTTTTCCATTTTTATTATCTGGCATTGTTTATCTTCTTGTATCCGCCAGAAAAAGAGCGTTAAAAGTTATTCATTATTTAGCAATG
The Patescibacteria group bacterium genome window above contains:
- a CDS encoding FAD-dependent oxidoreductase, which gives rise to MKKTDILIIGGGPAGLIAGVTARKNNPDKKITLIREDKKCVVPCGLPYIFNRLEAVEKNMMPDKAYKANKIDLVIDKAVKIETDNKKVILKSNKKINYDKLVLAVGSSPAIIPIKGAELKGVYQIKKDIKYLENLRKKIIKAKNIVIIGGGFIGAELAEELSAMEEKNISIVEILDHCLIAPFDEEFAIAGEEKIKEKGVNLYLKTAVEEIMGGDKVEAVKLSNGEEISADLVIMSVGARPNIELAKNAEIEVVEKGGILVDEFMRTNTPDVFAVGDCAETRDFFTGKSNLIMLASVACYEARIAGANLYRASENLIKNEGTVAAFSTCLQGLVLASVGLNEKTAVKEDIEIVIGVSETPNHHPGTLPNTSLIKIKLVFEKSSKILIGGQVSGPENIAEMINLIAVAVVKKMTAQELANLQVATHPLITAPPTAYPIITAAQAVLD